The following are encoded in a window of Paraburkholderia sp. HP33-1 genomic DNA:
- a CDS encoding OmpA family protein yields the protein MQTTSDGKRPPSGADERDGHGGEGTEGGRWLISYADLITTMMVLFLALYVLQLAKSKQLELRYQMLETKTAQQSTPAPAGATQQEARKRLSALLDALREKGLITVTDLPHGVEIGVNAKILFNAGDARLLPDSFEVLNQIAQVLQKDATGNVLVEGHTDSVPISTAKYVSNWELSSARAGAVVRYLVERGIEPHRLAAIGRADNFPLVAGDDAAARAANRRVAIIVQY from the coding sequence ATGCAAACGACGTCTGACGGCAAACGCCCGCCAAGCGGCGCCGACGAGCGCGACGGGCACGGCGGCGAAGGCACCGAGGGCGGCCGCTGGCTGATCTCGTACGCGGACCTCATCACGACGATGATGGTGTTGTTCCTCGCGCTGTATGTGTTGCAGTTGGCGAAATCGAAGCAACTCGAGCTCAGGTATCAGATGCTCGAAACGAAAACGGCGCAGCAGAGCACGCCCGCGCCGGCGGGCGCCACGCAACAGGAAGCGCGCAAGCGGCTGAGCGCATTGCTCGATGCGCTGCGCGAGAAGGGGCTGATCACGGTGACGGACCTGCCGCACGGCGTCGAAATCGGCGTCAACGCGAAGATCCTGTTCAACGCCGGCGATGCGCGGCTTCTGCCGGATTCGTTCGAGGTACTGAATCAGATCGCGCAGGTACTGCAAAAGGATGCGACCGGGAATGTGCTCGTCGAAGGGCATACCGACAGTGTGCCGATTTCGACCGCGAAGTATGTGTCCAACTGGGAGCTGTCCTCGGCTCGCGCGGGGGCGGTGGTCAGGTATCTGGTCGAGCGCGGAATCGAGCCGCATCGGCTGGCCGCGATCGGGCGGGCGGACAATTTCCCGCTGGTCGCAGGCGATGACGCGGCGGCAAGAGCGGCGAACCGGCGAGTCGCGATCATCGTGCAGTACTGA
- a CDS encoding flagellar motor protein — protein sequence MDLLTLFGVLFGGAAIVFGFALEGGHFLTLFQYEAFVIVLGGTLGAVMIQNTWARFFDAVKLLGLAFTRARRVDQKSLADLLEWGDQAKLNGLLAFESMDVSGIHPFARRGLELLANGVSTAVLEDALQRELDAYARNHMAAARVWQQAGGYAPTFGILGSVLGLIQVTNHILDPAQLGSGIATAFVATLYGLALANLVFLPLYGKLQAQVDSEARFRRLYLDGLLAISRKESPHTIETRLTGEVRGRAAESLA from the coding sequence ATGGATCTGTTGACGTTATTCGGTGTGCTGTTCGGCGGAGCGGCGATCGTGTTTGGCTTCGCGCTCGAAGGCGGGCATTTTCTGACGCTGTTCCAGTACGAAGCGTTCGTCATCGTGCTCGGCGGTACGCTCGGCGCGGTGATGATCCAGAACACATGGGCGCGCTTCTTCGATGCGGTGAAGCTGCTCGGTCTCGCGTTCACGCGCGCGCGGCGGGTCGACCAGAAGAGTCTTGCGGATCTGCTCGAATGGGGTGACCAGGCAAAGCTCAACGGCCTGCTCGCGTTCGAATCGATGGACGTCAGCGGCATTCATCCATTCGCCAGACGCGGGCTCGAACTGCTCGCGAACGGCGTGTCCACCGCCGTGCTCGAAGACGCGCTGCAGCGCGAACTCGATGCGTACGCGCGCAATCACATGGCGGCCGCGCGCGTGTGGCAGCAGGCGGGCGGCTATGCGCCGACGTTCGGCATCCTCGGCTCGGTGCTCGGGCTGATCCAGGTCACCAATCACATTCTCGACCCGGCGCAACTCGGCTCGGGCATCGCGACGGCGTTCGTCGCGACGCTGTACGGTCTCGCGCTCGCGAATCTGGTGTTTCTGCCGCTGTACGGCAAGTTGCAGGCGCAGGTCGACAGCGAGGCGCGGTTTCGCCGCCTCTACCTCGACGGGCTCCTCGCGATTTCACGCAAGGAGTCCCCGCATACGATCGAGACGCGCCTGACGGGCGAGGTGCGCGGGCGCGCGGCGGAGTCGCTCGCCTGA
- a CDS encoding cyclic nucleotide-binding domain-containing protein — MNRQQSWTRTAAPGEIIYSEGYSGESVVFLITEGKVELSTRCDDKKVVVATLGRGEFFGEAALLAAEPRSHTAKALSFCQLTVVPTGMLDEEIERVSPLLRHITRTLIRRVKRKDDLLATYTHADFLPGVLSYAHVLTLMSNGERRDANDSWGRRPQQSQGEEISVPLVEVIKKCRAIAGHSRPHVMAMLKRMEKLNLVTIEAAQPGQLNNVSTEYSAYDGAAARQVVTFDAARIVDRAQQVAEGELDIAVSSELELIELTDLEALIGVDKTLILNKLSHGEIADELFAFRKSKVLTYVEQQGVAYFSRRSTRQSGALNSLDDLAFVDQRTLFEVVSGFDTYDLAKLLVSIDGQPVAERLLSVMTEVRRNEVSWVMRRDIKIDPVEVGDIEQRLLDAVKTLKAA, encoded by the coding sequence TTGAATCGGCAACAGTCGTGGACGCGCACAGCGGCGCCCGGCGAGATCATCTATTCCGAGGGCTACTCGGGTGAGTCCGTCGTTTTTCTGATCACGGAAGGCAAGGTCGAACTTTCCACTCGCTGCGACGACAAGAAGGTCGTCGTCGCGACGCTGGGCCGTGGCGAATTCTTCGGGGAAGCCGCGTTGCTCGCTGCCGAGCCGCGCAGCCACACGGCGAAGGCATTGAGCTTCTGTCAACTGACCGTCGTACCGACCGGCATGCTCGACGAAGAGATCGAGCGAGTGTCGCCGTTGCTGCGTCATATCACACGCACGTTGATTCGTCGCGTGAAGCGCAAGGACGATCTGCTCGCGACCTATACGCACGCCGATTTTCTGCCGGGCGTGCTGTCGTATGCCCACGTGCTGACACTGATGTCGAACGGCGAACGGCGCGATGCGAACGACAGCTGGGGACGCCGGCCGCAGCAATCGCAGGGCGAGGAAATCTCGGTGCCGCTCGTCGAAGTGATCAAGAAGTGTCGCGCGATTGCCGGCCATTCGCGTCCGCACGTGATGGCGATGCTCAAGCGCATGGAGAAGCTCAACCTCGTCACGATCGAGGCCGCGCAGCCCGGACAACTAAATAACGTGTCGACCGAATACTCGGCGTATGACGGCGCGGCCGCACGCCAGGTCGTCACGTTCGACGCCGCGCGCATCGTCGATCGCGCGCAGCAGGTCGCGGAAGGCGAGCTCGATATCGCGGTGAGCAGCGAGCTCGAGCTGATCGAGCTGACCGATCTGGAGGCGTTGATCGGCGTCGACAAGACGTTGATCCTGAACAAGCTGTCGCACGGCGAAATCGCCGACGAACTCTTCGCGTTCCGCAAGTCGAAGGTGCTGACCTATGTCGAGCAGCAAGGCGTCGCCTATTTCTCGCGACGCAGTACGCGCCAGAGCGGCGCGCTCAATTCGCTCGACGATCTCGCCTTCGTCGACCAGCGCACGCTGTTCGAAGTCGTCAGCGGCTTCGATACGTACGATCTCGCGAAGCTGCTCGTCAGCATCGACGGGCAGCCGGTGGCCGAGCGCCTGCTGTCGGTGATGACCGAAGTGCGCCGCAACGAAGTGTCGTGGGTGATGCGGCGCGACATCAAGATCGATCCGGTCGAAGTCGGTGACATCGAGCAACGGCTGCTCGACGCGGTGAAGACGCTGAAGGCAGCGTGA
- a CDS encoding spermidine synthase, whose translation MTKLIRRASAEARAFRNRDAEAIGGKQKMAHKKAPKPTHNASGTVDHDVHDAPQIEAPRKPRFAPVTFSEEGGVRFLHFGTEWVQGAMRLRKPDHIELEYAQQMMAWLLFLETPKRIVQLGLGAASLTKFAHRFLKGAKVEAVELNPAVVVAAHTMFELPPDDARLTVHETDAWDFVNERANHGTIGALQIDIYDATARGPVLDSVGFYRAARACLTEAGIATVNLFGDHPSFVRNMKRLNEAFDGRVVALPEVHDGNRIAIAFSGPALDVPYGALEARAKLIEAELGLPARKWIKGLRESTGQTGASFAI comes from the coding sequence ATGACGAAACTGATCAGGCGCGCTTCGGCCGAAGCGCGCGCTTTCCGCAACCGGGACGCCGAAGCTATCGGCGGTAAGCAGAAAATGGCGCACAAAAAGGCGCCAAAACCCACGCACAATGCGAGCGGCACCGTCGACCACGACGTTCACGACGCACCGCAAATCGAAGCACCGCGCAAGCCGCGTTTCGCGCCGGTGACGTTCTCCGAAGAGGGCGGCGTGCGCTTCCTGCATTTCGGCACGGAATGGGTGCAAGGCGCGATGCGTCTGCGCAAGCCCGATCACATCGAACTCGAATACGCGCAGCAGATGATGGCCTGGCTGCTGTTCCTCGAAACGCCGAAGCGCATCGTGCAGCTCGGGCTCGGCGCGGCGTCGCTGACCAAGTTCGCGCACCGCTTCCTGAAGGGCGCCAAGGTCGAGGCCGTCGAATTGAATCCGGCGGTCGTGGTGGCCGCGCACACGATGTTCGAGCTGCCGCCCGACGATGCGCGTCTGACCGTGCACGAAACCGATGCGTGGGACTTCGTCAACGAGCGCGCGAACCACGGCACGATCGGTGCGCTGCAGATCGACATCTACGATGCGACCGCGCGCGGCCCGGTGCTCGATAGCGTCGGGTTTTACCGCGCGGCGCGCGCGTGCCTGACCGAGGCGGGCATCGCCACGGTGAACCTGTTCGGCGATCATCCGAGCTTCGTGCGCAACATGAAGCGTCTGAACGAAGCCTTCGACGGCCGCGTCGTCGCGCTGCCCGAAGTACACGACGGCAACCGCATCGCGATCGCGTTCTCGGGCCCCGCGCTCGACGTGCCGTACGGCGCGCTCGAGGCGCGCGCGAAGCTGATCGAAGCCGAGCTCGGCTTGCCGGCGCGCAAGTGGATCAAGGGTTTGCGCGAATCGACGGGGCAGACGGGCGCATCGTTTGCGATCTGA
- a CDS encoding DUF3311 domain-containing protein — translation MARDADVKKASKHWLWLLLLPWIAMVWVPSYNRIEPQLFGFPFFYWYQLLWVLISAVITWFVYSKTKSRYTGRTNGGAQQ, via the coding sequence ATGGCTCGCGACGCCGACGTGAAGAAAGCCAGCAAGCACTGGCTCTGGCTATTGCTGCTCCCCTGGATCGCGATGGTCTGGGTGCCGTCCTACAACCGGATCGAACCGCAACTGTTCGGTTTTCCGTTCTTCTACTGGTATCAGCTATTGTGGGTGCTGATCAGCGCGGTCATCACCTGGTTCGTCTACTCGAAGACCAAATCCCGCTACACGGGTCGCACGAACGGGGGCGCGCAACAATGA
- the mctP gene encoding monocarboxylate uptake permease MctP, with translation MNPIATFVFVLFFIGVTILGFVAAHWRRGNLAHIEEWGLGGRRFGTIVTWFLLGGDLYTAYTFIAVPALVFGAGATGFFALPYTILIYPFAFVVFPKLWSIAKRHGYVTSADFVSARYGSRMLALAVAGTGIVATMPYIALQLVGIEVVIGALGFDTTGFVGDLPLIIAFAILAAYTYTSGLRAPAMIAVVKDILIYVTIFAAIIVIPPQLGGFGHIFGAVPPAKLLLKSPDVSSLNGYSAYATLAVGSALALFLYPHSITAVLSSKSSNTIRRNMALLPAYSLVLGLLALLGFMALAAGVKDMPEFAPYFKAFGPNFAVPALFLHFFPSWFVGVAFAAIGIGALVPAAIMSIAAANLYTRNVHKEFINRNMTHDQETNVAKLVSLIVKVGAVAFILGLPLTYAIQLQLLGGIWIIQTLPAIVLGLFTRMLDYRGLLLGWAAGIATGTWMAISLKLASSIFTIHLFGMAIPGYAAVWSLIVNLVVSVVVSLFVRVVGMQRAEDRTRPEDYLDVVEG, from the coding sequence ATGAACCCCATTGCAACCTTCGTCTTCGTTCTATTTTTCATCGGCGTCACGATTCTCGGCTTCGTCGCGGCCCACTGGCGGCGCGGCAATCTCGCGCATATTGAAGAGTGGGGTCTTGGCGGCCGGCGCTTCGGCACGATCGTCACGTGGTTCCTGCTGGGCGGCGACCTGTACACCGCCTACACGTTCATCGCGGTGCCGGCGCTCGTGTTCGGCGCGGGCGCGACGGGCTTCTTCGCGCTGCCGTACACGATCCTGATCTATCCGTTCGCGTTCGTCGTGTTCCCGAAGCTGTGGAGCATCGCGAAGCGGCATGGCTACGTGACGTCGGCGGACTTCGTGTCGGCCCGCTACGGCAGCCGCATGCTCGCGCTCGCGGTCGCGGGGACCGGCATCGTCGCAACGATGCCGTACATCGCGCTGCAGCTGGTCGGTATCGAAGTGGTGATCGGCGCGCTCGGTTTCGACACGACGGGCTTCGTCGGCGATCTGCCGCTGATCATCGCGTTCGCGATCCTCGCGGCCTACACGTACACGTCGGGCCTGCGCGCGCCCGCCATGATCGCGGTCGTCAAGGACATCCTGATCTACGTGACGATCTTCGCCGCGATCATCGTAATTCCGCCGCAACTCGGCGGCTTCGGCCATATCTTCGGCGCGGTGCCGCCGGCCAAGCTGCTGCTGAAGTCGCCGGACGTGTCGAGCCTGAACGGCTATAGCGCGTACGCGACCCTCGCGGTGGGCTCGGCGCTCGCCCTGTTCCTCTATCCGCACTCGATCACCGCGGTGCTGTCGTCGAAATCGAGCAACACGATCCGCCGCAACATGGCGCTGCTGCCGGCCTATTCGCTCGTGCTCGGCCTGCTCGCGCTGCTCGGCTTCATGGCACTCGCGGCCGGCGTGAAGGACATGCCGGAATTCGCGCCGTACTTCAAGGCCTTCGGCCCGAACTTCGCGGTGCCGGCGCTGTTCCTGCACTTCTTCCCGTCGTGGTTCGTCGGCGTCGCGTTCGCGGCGATCGGTATCGGCGCGCTGGTACCGGCGGCGATCATGTCGATCGCGGCGGCGAACCTGTACACGCGTAACGTGCACAAGGAGTTCATCAACCGCAACATGACGCACGACCAGGAGACCAACGTCGCGAAGCTCGTGTCGCTGATCGTCAAGGTCGGCGCGGTCGCGTTCATTCTCGGTCTGCCGCTCACGTACGCGATCCAGCTGCAGCTGCTCGGTGGCATCTGGATCATCCAGACGCTGCCGGCGATCGTGCTGGGTCTCTTCACGCGCATGCTCGACTACCGGGGTCTGTTGCTCGGCTGGGCGGCTGGTATCGCGACCGGCACGTGGATGGCGATTTCGCTGAAGCTCGCGAGCTCGATCTTCACGATCCACCTGTTCGGCATGGCGATTCCGGGCTATGCGGCGGTGTGGTCGCTGATCGTGAACCTCGTGGTGTCGGTCGTCGTGAGCCTGTTCGTGCGCGTGGTGGGCATGCAGCGCGCCGAGGACCGCACGCGTCCGGAAGACTACCTGGACGTCGTCGAAGGCTGA
- a CDS encoding FUSC family protein, whose translation MAAADTPTVIPRRAALSRMVRAVTSPYYRYRHARVLHSLRVGLAMLVSILATTGIDIPHGIWSSVTLLVVIGGLQHHGNIRKKAAERAAGTLLGASIGLLLIVQQNYIGSLPLTYVLMAIVAAICAWFAIGSSGYIGLLTAITMCIVAGHGDNLIDVGLWRTLNVLIGIVIALAFSFAFPLHATYSWRYGLAANLRECASIYARLLEGETITEEEQVKHFLQINKRLVQLRSLMPSVAKEIDVPQTKLEEIQRLHRSVLSSLELLATGPLMNADAAARTAFAKHCGAEVRAVRSILLSTARGLRFGRPTRFGIPAAAPLAKGNSAAAAALPPDWQGPYWLGQRLAEQVDRLRALLLETEPNWNIERHARAARIA comes from the coding sequence ATGGCTGCTGCCGATACTCCCACCGTGATCCCCCGCCGCGCGGCGCTCAGCCGGATGGTGCGCGCGGTCACGTCGCCGTACTACCGCTACCGGCACGCGAGAGTGCTGCACAGCCTGCGCGTCGGCCTCGCGATGCTGGTGTCGATTCTTGCGACGACCGGCATCGATATTCCGCACGGCATCTGGTCGTCGGTGACGCTGCTGGTCGTGATCGGCGGCTTGCAGCATCACGGCAATATCCGCAAGAAAGCGGCCGAACGCGCGGCCGGCACGCTGCTCGGCGCATCGATCGGGCTCCTGCTGATCGTGCAGCAGAACTACATCGGCTCGCTGCCGCTCACTTACGTGCTGATGGCGATCGTCGCGGCGATCTGCGCGTGGTTCGCGATCGGCTCGTCCGGCTATATCGGGCTCCTGACCGCGATCACGATGTGCATCGTCGCGGGCCACGGCGACAATCTGATCGACGTCGGCCTGTGGCGCACGCTGAACGTGCTGATCGGCATCGTGATTGCGCTGGCGTTTTCGTTCGCGTTTCCGCTGCACGCGACGTATTCGTGGCGCTATGGGCTCGCCGCTAATCTGCGCGAATGCGCGAGCATCTACGCGCGGCTCCTTGAAGGCGAGACGATCACCGAGGAAGAGCAGGTCAAGCACTTCCTGCAGATCAACAAGCGGCTCGTGCAACTGCGCTCGCTGATGCCGTCGGTCGCGAAGGAAATCGACGTGCCGCAGACGAAGCTCGAGGAGATCCAGCGGCTGCATCGCTCGGTGCTCAGCTCACTCGAACTGCTGGCGACGGGGCCGCTGATGAACGCCGACGCCGCCGCGCGCACGGCCTTTGCGAAACATTGCGGTGCCGAGGTGCGCGCGGTGCGCTCGATCCTGCTGTCGACCGCGCGCGGGCTGCGCTTTGGCCGCCCGACGCGCTTCGGGATTCCGGCGGCCGCGCCGCTCGCGAAGGGCAATAGCGCTGCGGCCGCCGCGTTGCCGCCCGACTGGCAAGGGCCATACTGGCTCGGTCAGCGGCTCGCGGAGCAGGTGGACCGGTTACGCGCGCTGTTGCTGGAGACCGAGCCGAACTGGAATATCGAGCGTCACGCGCGGGCGGCGCGGATCGCCTAG